DNA from Sphingomonas sp. SUN039:
GCGGCATCGCGGGCACCGGCGCGGATTTCCTCAAGGTGAGCAAAGTCTGCGGCGTCGATAATAGCAGAGATGTCGAAGCGGTCGCTATCGAAGCGCGACATGACTGATTCCAATCGCGCGCGCCGCTCGGTCCACGGTAACGCGCGCAAGTCTTCGAGGCCATCGAACAGCACGTCGTAGAGCCGGACAAAGGCCGGGTAATCGGTCAGCATCTTTGCCGACACAGCCTTGCGCCCCAGGCGTTGCTGTAGGGCGTTGAAACTGGCCGCCTCCCCGCCTTGGAAAGCCCCGCGCACCAGTAGTTCGCCGTCGAACACGCCATCGACGGTCACCGTGCCCGCAACATCGGGAAAGCTGTCTGACACATCGTCGCCGCCGCGCGAGAACAGGCGGACCTGCCCCGCGACCCGCACGATCTGGACCCGGATGCCGTCCCATTTCCATTCGGCGGCATAGTCGGCGAGATCGACTTGGGTCTCCTCCAATGGGTGCGCGAGCATGAAGCTGCGGAACACCGGTGTATCGGCGGCGGTAGGCTGCGTGGCACGGCCCTCGGCCCAGTCGAACAGGGCCGTGTAGGGCGGCGCGATGCCGTGCCAGACTTCCTCGACCGCCTCGACATCGAGATCGAAGGCTTGGGCGAGCGCGGTCTTGGCAAGGCGCGCGGTGACGCCGACACGTAGGCCGCCGGTTGCCATCTTGAGCAGCGCGAACCGCTCGTTCTCGTCGAGCGCGTCGAGCATGGCGGCGAGTGCGGCAGGGGCTTCCACCCGACCCAGCATCATCAGGCGGTGGACGATGGCCCCTAACGACAAATCCTGCGCCTCGGCGTCGCGAGTTGGCCATAGCAACGCGACCGTTTCCGCCGTGTCGCCGACGAAATCGCGGCTCATGCGGAACAGCACGGGGTCGACGCGGTCCTCGATCAGCGCGCGAATAACGGCGGGCTTCACGCCCGGCAGGTCGAGCGAGCCGGTCAGTGCTGCCAACGCCCAGCCACGATCAGGGTCCGGAGTCGCGCGCAGATAATCCCCGATCAGACGCAACTTGGTGTTGCGTGAGCGAGTGTAGATCAGGCGGTCGAGGAGGTCGGAGAAAGCTTGCACGAATGCTATGTAGGAGCTCCTCTCCCCTTGCGGGAGTGGATAGCGCAGCTTGGCGGCTTGCCGCCTAGCGTCGCTTGGTGAGGGGTCGGCAAGAGCAGCAGTCCGACCGCCGACCCCTCACCCTCCCGCGCTTCGCGCGAGGCCCCTCTCTCGCAAGGGGAGAGGGGCTTTTAGTCCCGCAGCAGTTCGTTGATCGCGGTCTTCGCACGCGTCTGTGCGTCGACGCGCTTGACGATGACCGCGCACGACAGGCTCGGCCCCGGCGATCCGTCGGGGAGGGGCTTGCCGGGCAGGCTGCCGGGGACGACGACCGAATAATCGGGCACGCGGCCGACGAAGATTTCGCCGGTTTCGCGGTCGACGATCTTCGACGTGGACGAAATGAACACGCCCATCGACAGTACCGCGCCGCGCCCGACATGGACGCCCTCGACGACTTCGGACCGCGCCCCGATGAAGCAATCGTCCTCGATCACCACGGGATTGGCCTGCAGCGGTTCGAGCACGCCGCCGATGCCGACGCCGCCCGACAAATGGACGTTCGCGCCGATCTGCGCGCAGCTGCCGACGGTTGCCCAGGTGTCGACCATGGTGTTCGCGCCGACATGCGCGCCGATGTTGACGAAGCTGGGCATCAGCACGACGTTCTTGCCGATATACGCCCCGCGCCGGACGATGGCTCCCGGCACCGCGCGGAAGCCCGCGGCGCGAAACGCATTGTCGCCCCAGCCGGTGAATTTCGATGGCACCTTGTCGAACCAGTTCGCCCCGTGCGGCCCAGGCATGATGGCGTTGTCGTTAAGGCGAAAGCTGAGCAGCACCGCTTTCTTCGCCCATTGATTGACCGTCGAGCCGCCCTTGCCGTCCGGTTCCGCCACACGCAGATCGCCGCTGTCGAGCGCCATGATCGCCGCTTCGACAGCCTCGCGCACTTCGCCCTGCGTCGCAGTCGAGATGGTGTCGCGCGCCTCCCAGGCTGCGTCGATGATGCTTTCCAGATTCACGCCATTTCCCCCGTAAGTTCGTGCAGCCAGTCGGTCAGATGCGCAGCGCGATAATCGATGTAGGGCGCAAATTCCTCGTCGGACGCCTGTTCGGACCCATTGTTGATCCACAAGGTCGTCATGCCGAGTGCCTTCGCAGGTTTCAGGTTGCGCGCCATGTCCTCGGCGAACAGCGCAGCGGCAGGATCGATGTCCCAGCGCGCGCACATCGCGGCGTAGCTGGCAGGTGCGGGTTTGGGCACATAGTCCATCGCATGAATGTCGTGGATCGCCTCGAAACTGGTGCCGAGGCCGATCCGGTCGAGCACCCGCTGCGCGTAATCGACATCGCCGTTCGTGAAGACCAGCTTGCGGCCCGGCAGCCGTGCAATTGCTTCCACCAGACGTGCGTCATGCTCGACCCGGTCGAGCGCAATATCGTGCACGTCGCCGAGGAAATGGCGGGGATCTGTGCCGTGCAACGCCATCAGCCCTGAAAGCGTCGTGCCGTGATCGCGGAAATAGCGCTTCTGGATCGCGCGCGCCTGCACGGGATCGCAGCCGACCAGCCGCCCGACATAGGCGGTCATGCGCTCGTCGATCAGCGCGAACAGGTCGCACGACGCCGGATAGAGCGTGTTGTCGAGATCGAAAATCCACGCCTCGATGTGCGACAGGTCGGGAGATGCGTGAACGCTCATGGTGAACGTCCCTTACCGGCACTGTCCCACGGCGCAATCGCGTTCGCAGTGCCCGAACGGATAATCGCTGCTTAGCCATGTTCCATGATTCCGGTGCGGGAGTCGGGAGGGCTTATGACGGCGATACGCGCGCGATTGCTGGCGGGACTGGCCTTGCCGTTGGGCGCACTCGCAGGGTGCGGCGGCGGGGAGAGCGGTGGCAGCGTCGCCTCCACCCCGACCCCGACACCCGTATCGGTGACTTCGTCCGCCACCCCTGCGCCGACGCCGACGCCGACCGTCAATTACGATACCGCCGAATACCGTCGCTCGAATGCCGCTGCACAAGCGCAGGCGCTGACGGCGTATAACGCCGGGGCGACCGGCGCAGGCGTGCTCGTCGGTGTGATCGATTCGGGTGTGGATGCGACGAGCAGCGAGTTTGCCGGACGGATCAGCCCGCTGTCTGCCGATTTTGCGGGATCGCGCGGGATTCAGGACGAGGGCGGCCATGGCACCGCCGTGTCCGATGTGTTGCTGGGTGCACGCAACGACACCGGCATTCATGGCGTCGCCTTCAACGCCACCCTGCTGGCGCTCCGCACCGACACGCCGGGAACCTGCGCGTCGGCGACGGGCGGCAGCGACGGCTGCACGCATAACGACAACAATATTGCCGCCGCGCTCGACGCCGCCGTGTCCGCGCGGGCGCGGGTGGTGAACATCTCGCTGGGCGGGACACCGGCGAACACCCGGCTGCGCGGGGCCATCGACCGCGCGACGGCGGCGGGCACGATCATCGTCATCGCGGCGGGCAACGAAGGCGTGACCAATCCGGTCGCGGCGAACAATCCCGACATGCTGGCGCAAGTCGCCAACGATCCCATCGCGCGCGGGTTGGTGATCATCGCGGGCGCGACCGACTCGACCGGGGTGCTTGCCGATTTCTCGAACCGGGCGGGCAATGGCGCGACGAATTATCTGGCGGCGCTGGGGTCGCGGGTGCGGGCAGTGGACGAGACCGGCACGTCGTACCTCTACAGCGGAACGTCATTTGCTGCGCCGGTGATTTCGGGCGCGGTGGCGCTCATCGCGCAGGCCTTTCCCACCCTGACCCCGGCGCAGATCGTGGCGCTGCTTTACCGCTCCGCCGACGACCGCGGCGCGACCGGCGTCGATACGGTCTATGGCAATGGCGAGATCAACCTGGCGCGCGCGTTCGGCCCCATCGGGTCGCTATCGCTGCCCGGTTCGGCAGTGCCAGTGTCGCTCAGCGCCAATGCGACGCTGGGTGGGGCGATGGGCGATGCGGTGAAAGGGAGCCTGAGCGCCGTCATCCGCGACGAGTTCGGGCGCGATTTCGGCGTCGATCTCGCGCCGACATTGACGCGCACCGCAGTCCGGCGGACTTTGGCGGGCGGACTGGCGCTGTTGGGGCGCAACCTGTCGGCGGCGGGCGGGCGGACCAGCTTCGCGCTCGCCATCGACGACCGCGAGAGCGCGCGTCCGCTGATGCTGACGTCGCGCGAGGCCGGGCAGGCGCGGGTGCTGGCCGGGTCGATGACCATCGCAGTGTCGAAGGATCTGAAGCTCGGCTTCGGCGGCGGTGTCGGGGCGGACGGGCTGTTGCCGGACGCACAGCACAGCCGCGAACCCGCGTTCCTCGTCACCGACCGCAGCCTCGACCGTGCGCCGCTGGGCGCGTTCGCGGTGCGGCAGGCGTTCGGGCGGATCGGGGTGACGCTCGCTGCCGAGAGCGGCCAGATGCAGCTGTGGCAACGCGGCGAAGTCGGCCCGATGGCCGATGGCGTGCGGCGCTATGCCTATTCGCAGGTGTCGGCCGGCGTCGATGGTCGCGCAGGGCCGGTTGCGCTGACCGCGAAACTGTCGCGGCTCGACGAGCGGGCGACGGTGCTCGGCAGTCGCTTCGGCGCGGCGCTGGGCGGCAATGGCGCGGTTAGCTGGTTCGCCGATGTCGGGGCGACGGTCTCGCCGGGCGAGAACATGCGGCTGGGCGCGACGTGGCGGCGCGGGTGGACCGGGCTGGGGGCGAATAGCGTGCGCGGGCACTCGGTGCTGCTGACGCAGGGGCTGTCAGGGACGGTCACGCGCGACAATCTATGGGTCGCGGGCGACAGTTTGGCGCTCCGCTATTCGGAACCGCTGCGCGTAACCGGGGGCGGGTTGGACCTGCTAGCCTTGGGCAGCATGCCGCAGCTGCTGTCGCTTACGCCTTCGGGCCGCGAGCGCGACTGGGAGGCGGTCTATGCGCGGCCGCTGGGGCGTGGCTGGCTGACGGCGAACACCTATTTGCGGCGGCAGGCGGGGCATTATGCGACCGCGCCCGACGATCTGGGCGCGGCGGTGCGCTACAGCTTCGGGTTTTAGACCGTAAAGCTCTCGCCGCAGCCGCAGGCTCCCTTGGCATTGGGGTTTTCGAAGACGAACCCGGCAGTGAAGTCGTCCTCGACCCAGTCCATCCGGCTGCCGATCAGGTAGAGCACCGACGCGCTGTCGACATAAAGCGTGCCGCCCGCCGTCTCGATCTTCTCATCCATCGGGCTGGCGGTGCTGACATAGTCCACCGAGTACGCGAGGCCCGAACAGCCGCGGCGCGGGGTCGAGAGCTTGACGCCGACGGCATCGGCGGGGGCTTTCGACATGAGGTCGGCAATGCGGGTCTCGGCACCCGGAGTGAGGAGAAGCGCTGCCGGGCGCGCACGGGTTTTGGTCTCCACACTCATCACAACATCCCCAGTTCGAGGCGCGCTTCGTCGGTCATCTTGCCCGGATCCCAGGGCGGATCCCAGACGAGGTTGACGTCCACCACGCCCACGCCCGGCACGCTGCCGACGCGGAGTTCGACTTCGGTCGGCATGGTTTCGGCGACCGGGCAGTTCGGGGTGGTCAGTGTCATGTTGACATGGACATGCCCCTCATCGACCTCGACGCCGTAGATCAGGCCCAGGTCGTAGATGTTGACCGGGATTTCGGGGTCGTAAATGTCCTTCAACGCGGCGATGACCGCTTCGTACAGGTCGCCGCCGGGTTCGCCTGCCGCCAGTTCGGGCGGTTTGGCGTTCAGGAACCCGTCGAGATAGTCGCGCTTGCGCTCGAACGACTCGCGCGGCGACTCCTCCACATCCTGCACCCGCGCTTTGGGCGGCGCTTCCACGCTGGTGACTTCCTCGATCTTCATCCGAACAGCTTCCTTACCCGTTCCAGTCCCCGGACCAGCGCCGCAATGTCGTCGGGCCCGTTGTAAATGCCGAATGACGCGCGCGCAGTGGCGTCCACGCCCAAATATTCCATCAACGGCTGGCAGCAGTGATGCCCCGCGCGGACCGCCACGCCCTCTTCGTCCAAGATAGTGCCGACGTCGTGCGGGTGCACCCCCTCGACGTTGAAGCTGACGATGCCTGCCGAGTTTTCGGGACCGTAAAGCGTGACCGAGTTCATCGACCGCAGCGCGTCGCGACACTGGGCCACGAGCGCGGTCTCGTGGGCGTGGATCGCGTCGAGACCGATGCTGTCCACATAGTCGATGGCCGCATGCAGCCCGACGACACCGACGATGTGCGGCGTCCCCGCCTCGAACCGACCCGGGGGTGGTGCGTAGGTTGTACGCTCGAACGTCACCCGGTCGATCATCGCGCCGCCGCCGTGCATCGGGGGCATCGCATCGAGCAATTCGGCGCGGCCCCACAGCACGCCGATACCGGTCGGCCCGTAGAGCTTGTGGCCTGAAAACACCGCAAAATCGGCCGAAAGGTTCGTAAAGGAGACTCCCAGGCGCGGAATCGCCTGGCAGCTGTCGAGCAGCAGCTTGGCGCCGACAGCGTGAGCGAGCGTGGCGGCGCGCTCGACGTCGAGCACTGACCCTAAGACATTGGAAACATGAGCAAAACTGACCATCTTGTGGTCGGGCGTCAGCATTGCTTCGGCGGCGTCGAGGTCGATCTGCCCGTCGGAGGTCAGTGAGCAAACGTCGACCTGCCAGCCCGCGAGCTGCCATGGCACGATGTTCGAGTGATGCTCCAACTGGCTAAGCAGCACCCGGCCCTTTTCAGGGTAGCTCTGCGCGACGAGGTTGATCCCCTCGGTCGCGCCGCGCACGAACACGATCTCGTTTTCCGACGCCGCCCCGATGAACTTCGCGACGCGGCGGCGGGCGGCCTCGTAAGCGAGCGTCATGTCGGCGGAACGCGCGTACACCCCGCGATGGACGGTCGCGTAATCGGGACCATAGGCGCGGGCGATGGCGTCGATCACGACCTGCGGTTTCTGCGCGGTGGCGGCGGTGTCGAGGTAGTGCCAGTCACCGATTCCGGGGAAATCGGCGCGGTAAGAGGAGATGCCCAACGCACCGACTTGGCTGAGCTTGTCGAAGCCCCTTCCTTCTTCTGCCATGGACGCAGAAGAAAGGCCTTCGACAAGCTCAGTCAAGTCGGGTGTGAGAGTGCTCACGACAACCGCCCCAGAGCGTCCAGCGCCGCCGCTTCCAGCTTGTCCTGCGCCTCCGCCCCCGCAAACACCTCACTCACGAACGCCTGCAGCAACAGCGTCTGCGCGTCCTCCGGCGGAATCCCGCGCGCGGCGAGATAGAACAGCGCGGTCTTGTCGAGTTCGCCGACCGTCGCGCCGTGCGCGCATTTCACGTCGTCGGCGTAGATTTCGAGTTCGGGTTTCGAATTGGCGGTCGCGGTGCGGCTGAGCAGCATCGCCTTGACCGATTGCACGCTGTCGGTCTTTTGCGCGTCGCGCGCGACGGCGACCTTGCCGAGGTAGCTGCCCGTCGCCGACCCGCCGAGGACCGAGCGCACGACCTGATTGCTGGTCGCGTTCGGCTCGATATGGCGGACGGTGGTGACGATTTCGAGGTTGGCCTCCCCGCCGCCGATCTGGACCGCGCCGAATTCGAAATGCGCGCCGTCGTGGAGCGTCACGTCGATGGCAATGCGGCCATAACCAGCGCCCTCGTTCAACACATGAAAGTCCATCCGCGCGCCCGCGCCGAGGGTGATGGCGAAGTCATGGATGCCGCTGTCGGCGATCAGATAGCGCTTCGCTGTCTCGCCCGCCGCAGCCACAATCTCGGTTGCAGGCTGCACGGGCCACAAGCGCGCGACAGCCTCCAAATCGCTATACCGCCACGCCTCATCCTTACGGGTGGGGAGAACAAGGGCGGTCACAGAACGCACCCTTTGCGCCTTTTTTTTACTTTGCGCCTTTGCGTTAAACCTCTTCCCTTCGTTGCAACTGTGTACGCGCCAAAAGTGTGGGACAGGGTTTCACGCGAAGGCGCAAAGAAGAAGGAAAGACGCAAAGAAGGAATAAGGCCTGCGGCGCTAACGCTCGTCATGCCGCCAGTTCCCTATAGCCTTCGCGCTCCAGTTCGAGCGCGAGTTCGGGGCCGCCGGTGCGGGTGATGCGGCCACCGTCGAGGACGTGGACGAAGTCCGGCTTCACATAATCGAGCAGACGCTGGTAGTGCGTGATCAGCAGCACCGCTTTGTCCGGTTTGCGCATGATCCGGTTGATACCGTCGCCGACGACGCGCAGCGCATCGATGTCGAGGCCGCTGTCGGTCTCGTCGAGGATCGCCAGCGCGGGGTCGATGATGCCCATCTGCACCATCTCGTTGCGCTTCTTTTCGCCGCCCGAAAAGCCGACGTTCACCGGGCGCTTGAGCATGTCGTAATCCATGCCCAGTGCCGCCGCCTGAGCGCGCGCGATCTTCAGGAACTCGCCCCCCGACAGCGGCGCTTCGCCGCGCGATTTGCGCTGCGCGTTGAGCGCCTCGCGCAGGAACTGGACGTTCGACACGCCGGGGATTTCGACCGGGTATTGGAAGCCGAGGAACAGGCCTGCGGCGGCGCGTTCGTGGGGGGCGAGAGCGAGGAGGTCGACCGACTTGCCTGAGCTTGTCGAAGGCCTTCCTTCTTCCTTCTCGACTGCACCAGAGGAAGAAGGGGCTTCGACAAGCTCAGCCAAGTCGGTTTTGGGGCGGAAGCGCACCTCACCCCCCGTCACCTCATAACCCGGCCGCCCGGCCAGCACATAGCCCAGCGTCGATTTCCCCGCGCCGTTCGGCCCCATGATCGCATGGATCTCGCCCGCGTTTACAGTGAGCGAAAGCCCCTTGAGGATCGGCTTGTCGCCGACGTTGGCGAGCAGGTTATTAATTTGGAGCACTGTCTTATTTCACCCTACATTCCAACAAGAACTGTTGGAGCTGAACATCGAGCGCATTTCGCTCAATATCTAGAAACTTCATCTCCATTTTTATGCCGTCTAGCTTTCTTGACAATGCATCTAGACGCTTCTCGATGTTTCTCTCATTGTGCTTTTGACTGAATGCTCGTCCGATAGGATTCATCGATATCGATTCGACTTGTAAATCAATTAAATCGGAACGTTGCTGTATCGTAAGTTTCGCTGCTAACGTCAGCCTGAACATTTCCGCTTGTATTCGATCGTGATCAACTTTCTGGGAACTTCTAAATTGTGTAGTATCACAAGTCGTGCCAGCAGTTGCAAGCTGCGAAACTATGCTTGAAAAACCGAGAAAAATGAGTACGACAAGAGTTGAAGGCCTCATCACCCCACACTCCCCTCAAGCGAAATCCCCAGCAGTTTCTGCGCCTCGACCGCGAATTCCATCGGGAGTTGCTGCAGCACTTCCTTCGCAAAGCCGTTGACGATCAGCGCCACGGCTTCCTCGGCGTTCAGGCCGCGCGCCATCGCATAGAACAGCTGGTCGTCGCTGATCTTGCTCGTCGTTGCTTCGTGTTCGATCTGCGCGGTCGGGTTGCGGACTTCGATATAGGGGACGGTGTGCGCGCCGCTGAGGCTGCCCAGCAACAGGCTGTCGCACTGGGTGAAATTGCGGACGTTTTCCGCCGTTGGTCCGACCCGCACCAGCCCGCGATAGGTGTTGTTGCTGTGCCCCGCGCTGATCCCCTTCGACACGATAGTCGAGCGGGTGTTCTTGCCGAGATGGATCATCTTGGTGCCGGTGTCGGCCTGCTGGTAATTGTTCGTCACCGCGACCGAGTAGAATTCGCCGACGCTGTTTTCGCCCGACAGGACGCACGACGGGTATTTCCACGTCACCGCGCTGCCGGTCTCGACCTGCGTCCAGCTGACCTTGGAGTTGCGCCCTTGGCATAGCGCGCGCTTGGTCACGAAATTATAGATGCCGCCTTTGCCCTCGGCGTCGCCGGGATACCAGTTCTGCACCGTCGAGTACTTGATCTCGGCATCGTCGAGCGCGACGAGTTCGACGACGGCGGCGTGGAGCTGGTTCTCGTCGCGCATCGGCGCGGTGCAGCCTTCGAGGTAGCTGACATAGCTGCCCTTGTCGGCGACGATCAGCGTGCGTTCGAATTGCCCCGTGTTCTCGGCATTGATGCGGAAATAGGTGCTCAGCTCCATCGGGCAGCGCACGCCTTCGGGGATGTAGACGAACGTCCCGTCGGAAAAGACCGCACAGTTGAGTGTCGCGAAGTAGTTATCGTGCATCGGCACGATCTTGCCGAGCCATTTCTTCACCAGCTCGGGATATTCGCGGATCGCCTCCGAGATGCTGCGGAAAATGACGCCCGCGCGTTCGAGCTCGGCGCGGAAGGTGGTCGCGACGCTGACGCTGTCGAACACCGCATCGACTGCGACCCGGCGCTGCGGCAGCCCGCCGTTTTCGCCACCCTCGACGCCTGCGAGCAATTTCTGCTCGGCAATCGGAATGCCTAGTTTTTCATAGACTCGCAGGATTTCGGGATCGACCTCGTCGAGGCTACCAAGCTTCGGCTTGGGCTTGGGCGCGGCGTAATAGTACGCATCTTGGTAGTCGATGGGCGGAACGTCGAGCTTGGCCCAGTCGGGGGCCTCCATCGTCAGCCACATCCGGAACGCCTTCAGCCGCCAGTCGAGCATCCACTGCGGCTCGTTCTTCTTGGCGCTGATGAAGCGGACGGTGTCCTCGCTCAGCCCCTTTGGCGCGAAATCGGTCTCGATGTCGCTCGACCAGCCATGCTCGTAATCGGCAACACTGTCGGCGGCAGCAATGGCTTCGGCGTTCTTCGTGGCCATTAAAACGCTCCCCGCGCCGCAGGCATTAAACCTTTGCGCCTTTTCTCTACTTTGCGCCTTTGCGTTAAATCTTTTCTCCCGTCGCCGTCGGCAAGAAGGGTTTCACGCGAAGCCGCAAAGAAGAGGGAAAGACGCAAAGAAGGGGGGAGGCCTGCGGCGCTTGGGCGTGTCATGCGTGCACTTCCGCCAGTTGGGTCAGTGGCACCGCCGCCAGCGCGCCGCGCACCGCGCCATTAACGGCACCCCAGTGCGGCTTGGTCTGGCAGCTGCCCTCCAGCCCGCAATCATGGCGACCGGTCTCGACGCATGGAGTCATCGCAATCGGCCCTTCGATGGCTTCGATAATGTCGGCCAGATTGATCGCTGCCGCCGGGCGCGTCAGTCGGAAACCGCCGCCAGTGCCGCGCAACGACGACAGCAGCCCGGCATGGCTTAGCCGCTGCATCAGTTTCTGCGCGGTGGGGAGCGGCACGCCGGTTTCGGCGCTCAATTGCGTCGCCGACAGCCGCGTCCCGCAGCGGTGGCGGGCAGCGGCGCTCATCATCACGATGGCGTAATCGGCCTGGGCAGTGAGTCGCATGTTGTAATCGGATATAATCGATCCGATTGAAAAGTCACGCTTCAGCTAGGCCTTGGTCACCAGCGGGTCGAGCTCGTCGAATTCGCTGCGCTTGAGCGTCAGCGCCGCCAGCGTCGGCAGATCGGTGTGGATGTGTGTCGGCGTGACCCCGGTAAACGCCTTGATCTCGCGGATGAAATGCGACTGGTCGTAAAAGCCGCCGTCGAGCAGTGCGTCGGCGTTCGACTGCCCTCTTGCCATGGCGATGGTCGCCTTCAGCGCGCGATATTTGCGCGCGAGCATCTTCGGCGGGGAGCCGTAATAGGCATTGCAGCGCCGCTCGACTTGGCGGCGCGACAGGCCGGTCGCACGGACGAGATCGTCGACCTCCGGATAGGGCGACGCGAGCCAGTCATCGACGATGCGGGTGAAATCGAGCGCAATTGTGCGCCCCTGCGCGATTAGCCGACGGGCCAGCGCGCTGCCGACGGCAACGCGCTCGTCGAAGGTCGTGCACGCCGACAGTGCTTCGGGTGCGCCACGGACGTCGTCGCCGAGCAATTCGACCGCATCGACCACGCGGTTGACGAGCAGCGAGGCCTCGAAATCGAGCAAGGTTCCCCAGCCGGCGGGGAGCAGCCCGACGCCGATGGTGTGCACCGGGCCGCGCATCGAGATATGCGTGGGACCGGTGGTCGGGCCGACGATCTGGATCTTGGGGACGCGCTGCACGTGCCCGTCGGCAAAGCGATACTCGCCCTCGCCGGCCAGGTTGATGCGGAATTGGGCGAGGTCGGCCTTGTCGGTGTCCTCGAAGGACGGGACGTCGGCGCGGAACTCGTAGAAAACGGACAAGTGCGCGCGCAGGTCTTCGGGCGGCATCGCATAGTCGAGCGTCACGGCGCCCGTTGGCTGCACTGCATCACCCATGTTGCGCCCGTTATTATAAGCCCCGGTTGATTTCAGG
Protein-coding regions in this window:
- a CDS encoding helix-turn-helix domain-containing protein, whose protein sequence is MGDAVQPTGAVTLDYAMPPEDLRAHLSVFYEFRADVPSFEDTDKADLAQFRINLAGEGEYRFADGHVQRVPKIQIVGPTTGPTHISMRGPVHTIGVGLLPAGWGTLLDFEASLLVNRVVDAVELLGDDVRGAPEALSACTTFDERVAVGSALARRLIAQGRTIALDFTRIVDDWLASPYPEVDDLVRATGLSRRQVERRCNAYYGSPPKMLARKYRALKATIAMARGQSNADALLDGGFYDQSHFIREIKAFTGVTPTHIHTDLPTLAALTLKRSEFDELDPLVTKA
- a CDS encoding Rrf2 family transcriptional regulator — encoded protein: MRLTAQADYAIVMMSAAARHRCGTRLSATQLSAETGVPLPTAQKLMQRLSHAGLLSSLRGTGGGFRLTRPAAAINLADIIEAIEGPIAMTPCVETGRHDCGLEGSCQTKPHWGAVNGAVRGALAAVPLTQLAEVHA
- the sufB gene encoding Fe-S cluster assembly protein SufB, with translation MATKNAEAIAAADSVADYEHGWSSDIETDFAPKGLSEDTVRFISAKKNEPQWMLDWRLKAFRMWLTMEAPDWAKLDVPPIDYQDAYYYAAPKPKPKLGSLDEVDPEILRVYEKLGIPIAEQKLLAGVEGGENGGLPQRRVAVDAVFDSVSVATTFRAELERAGVIFRSISEAIREYPELVKKWLGKIVPMHDNYFATLNCAVFSDGTFVYIPEGVRCPMELSTYFRINAENTGQFERTLIVADKGSYVSYLEGCTAPMRDENQLHAAVVELVALDDAEIKYSTVQNWYPGDAEGKGGIYNFVTKRALCQGRNSKVSWTQVETGSAVTWKYPSCVLSGENSVGEFYSVAVTNNYQQADTGTKMIHLGKNTRSTIVSKGISAGHSNNTYRGLVRVGPTAENVRNFTQCDSLLLGSLSGAHTVPYIEVRNPTAQIEHEATTSKISDDQLFYAMARGLNAEEAVALIVNGFAKEVLQQLPMEFAVEAQKLLGISLEGSVG